In the Puntigrus tetrazona isolate hp1 chromosome 19, ASM1883169v1, whole genome shotgun sequence genome, CCCTAAACAGGATCATCACTTTTCAAGTGAacttacataaaatacaaaagcagCTGTGTATTTTCACGTATGAAGATTaatttgtactgtaaataagctctttttttgtataaaaggCCAACAAATATCCACAGAAAAAATCAGTAAGCTTGTTGTAGAAAAGCTTTTATAATTTGCAAGTAAAATAACATTGTAGTTTAAAATGAACaggtgtaaaataataaaatacacttatGTTTTTCACTTTGATGGAAACTAGCTTTGACAGTcatgaatatattaattttataatcttttttaaaaactgtcgACCGTCTTGCGGTCCCTAGACCACTGTTTTgttaaaccaaaacatttttgtaaatttgaaattaagcagaaataaaacacattaaagtataattattacattaaaagcttgaaaatgaaatgaaaataagaaatgttgcttGTCAACTGACTGAAACAAAtataaagtactaaaattactaaattaactaaaacagaagaaaaaaaaattacaatgtacTACAAATGTCTAAGACCACATTGAAAATAtggcatttaaaatctaatttaaacttgaaaataaaCTTGGTTTTAGCATGCTGAAAGACAATAAAACCCATGTAATGAGAATAACTTTCACAATTTTGTCTTTTAGGTCTGTCCTCGTCTCTTCAGGCATCTTTAAGTAATCCATTGCTCCAGTCCTCCCTCAGCAATCCCAACATCCAGAGCTGTCTGAGCAGCCACTCCCTGCCCAGCTCTCTCAGCTCCACGTCTTTGCGTCTGTCACTTAGCAACTCTTCGCTGCAGTCATCACTCAGCAACCAGTCCCTACAGTCCTCTCTCAGTAGCTCTTCCCTGAGTAACCAGTCCGTCCAGTCATCCGCCAGCCGCTGCAGTCACAGCAGCGGGATCGGAGGCTCTCGCTCCTgctcctcttcttctctctctggtTCTCCACGTGTTACAGGCCACGCTCATGCCGCCACGTCGCGCAAGAGAGCCCAGCTCAGCCCACTCATTGTGCCCAGCGTCGGAGAGTCCCGCTGGCAGCATCCCAAGCAGTTTTCACCCACATTGTCTCCAACCATGTCCTCCGTACCCCAGGCAAGATATGAGCATTGTTGATTATCTTTGCTCACAGGGTTTCTGTAGGTTacctaaaaaaacattcaaaaaaaaaaaaaattttaaagaagTGTAATTTCTTAAATTCACTTATTAATTAAggccataaaatattttagttaaaatgtaattgagtgtgtatgtgtatgtgtatgtgtatgtgtgtgtgtatatatatatatatatatatatatatatatatatatatatatatatatatatatataaaatacatttttaatgtattttttaactactattttctttttactaaggcatttttgtgaaaaaaaaaatcagtttttaaaaaagttttacttaATAACtgccttattattattattattattcagtttcTAATGTGCATTGAATATTTCACACAGGGTGCTCTCCTCAACCCCAACAAAGTTCCGAAGGAGACGAAGCCACCAGCGTATCCCTGCACTCAACACCTCAGATCCGCTCCTCCGCTGTCCCATCAGCCAATGCGTCAGTATTTCCAGCCAGAGGCACAGCATCAGTCAATCCCAGAGATGGAACAGTGGAGTCAAGATGAGCCCCATCAGCAGACACACAGTCAGACACAACACCaccacactcacaaacacagtCGGCCCCTTCAGCATCATTCGCAACCACACGCTAGATATCATCAACAGTTACTTTATCATTCCCAGACTCACCAACCGCACATCTCACTGCAAGCGCTttcccagcagcagcagcagcagcaagagCATCAAATGTACACACAGTTCCAGTCTCATCAGATACCCCAGGAGCAGTACCAGTGTCCGGGCCAGTGGCAGATGCCATGCCAAGAGGGCCAGTACCAAAAACAACAGCTAACTTTCTCCTCTCCAGGTCAGGAGAAGAACAGGAATCATGTAACCGGCCCGCATGGCTTGCAGCATGCACAAATGAAACGTAGACACTGTATGCAGATGCCAGAAGAACCAAAGCTACTATCTAAGGTTGCTATCCAGGAGACTCCAGGAAAGGGATCAAAAGTCCCTCATTATAATGAAAGTGAAGTAACTGAAGCAAATCCGGGTTTACAGGATAAAAGTTTTGAACTGAACAAGGTGAGTCCTGTTTGCGTTGGAGTATGCCAGGcataattattataactatgataataaacactttttttttttacaggaatcTTATGTTGGCTTGCATCTAACACCTAGTCAGGCGAAGGCCCTTTCTCAGCAGGTACTTTGTTTGTTTCACGAGTCATCGATTTAGATTTCACACGTCCTGGCCATATGGTCTGATGCCGTGCAGACATGCTGTGCATTTATCATTGACTgaagatatgtattttttgtgcaGCTCGGGGTGCTTCAGAAGGAACCTCTAGGTGGCAGTAGAGTGTCAGATCTGAACTGTGAAGCTGCAGAAAGCAAGGAACAGCTAGCACAGAATCAGAGCTACAGTGCAGgagagacacaaaatatgttcaACGTCAACTTATCTGGTAAGATCCGTTTTAAACATGTAATGCCTGGCAAGAAAAGgttacttacacacacacacacacacacacacacacacacacacacacacacacacactttagacTGGGGTAATGACTGGtggaattttaaaattcaaattcaaatttaaagtatatcaaaatagtattataaatatttcacaatgcagtattacaatattacttttttccagaattttttattaagtaaatgcCGCCTTGAtgaacatgagaaaaaaaacaacaacttttgactggtagtgtatatattagtgctatcaaccgagtaatcacgattaatcacatccaaaataatttttgtttacataatatatgtgtgtgtaccgtGCCATTTATTATATAGAGTAATAATCAAGGTAGTTTGCTGCCATGTGCCAGTGGCCATGGTACGGCAGCAGACTTCCTTGATTTCTACACTGGAATGAGTATAGTGCTAATTATATtagcctagaaaatcacaactttttattttcggCCGGTCTTAGCAGACAATATAACTAGAACTAGAATAGAAGAGTCAAggtttaaataggaaaaatattgaaactctttggtcatttttgacgTGATGCTACTgttctaattggattcaatgatctatgctaagctatgctaaaagtgctatcaccagacgGTAAAagcggtaaaactcaacttattaactttgggggagttggagaatgaacctttctccaaaaaaaaagtgtagtgttcctttaaatatgaTACAGTAGGCTTTATATAGCTGTAGCGTGTTTAGCCTGTACGTTTGATATGTCTTTTTAGATTCTCCTATCAGTCACTGAAACTTCTCACCTTGTTTCTCCACCTTTTCAGATCCGTCATCCTGGCTGGACCAGGACATATCCAGTCTGCCGGACTCTGTTTTGGAGTTTGACCTAGAAACATTCGGTCTGGACAGTAACTTGGGTTGGCCATGAATGTATCATAAAAGTCAACCAAAATGTACATGCGTGTTCTTATGACacgtacatttttcaaaaaatgccAGTGGAATTGAAATATAGTTTTAGAGTCAAATAGAAGGTAAACTATTAATTGGCTAAAAGGTTCTTTAAGGGAACAAACaggaaattgtgttttaataagTAGTTTTGCACACAGAGGTCCTAAATAGCAGGTCTATGTGccttaatatgcatttttggtcatattttattataaatagatTGTTTACGTATAGCTACATGAGGTGACGTCTGAGTGGtttagaaaatgtgtattttcacatttcGTAGCATAGAATAACtggtataatataaaaatatatcaaatttgGCTAAGATAAGGCCTAAATGATCTTCTTTAATTCATCAAAATGTCTTGATGGTAAAGCATTATTAACCTTTTACTCTTTAACACTTAGAAACTAATTAAGTATAATTAGTTATGTATAGACGTATAGATTTCATATCTATTTGTTTGCATGTTATAGTATTTTGTTATAGTGCGACTGGggtcatttttatgacttcttGTAACCGATTGTTGACACCTGCCTTTGAATTTCCTCATCATCGTTTTGATGGCGTTTCATCATTCATAGTTATTCataatgcagttttattatattttcatatcgATTTTGCTTTATCACTCTCTGGTAGAGGTCAtgttgtttttcagtatttgtcctcaatgtgaactCAGATATTTTCACAGTATGaatattgaaatacatttacatttctgacAGAATTCCTAAAACACCATCTGTAAATTCCACAAgtattgcaattaaaaagtgGACTAATATCTCTAAGTGTGCTTTTTCCAAATATTGTTACTATATATAGTGTTTAGTTTACACCAGGTTCAGCCTCACAGTGAAGCCATATTGGttgcacttttttctttttttctttctttcttttttttaacagtatgtAAACTTAGATACACTTTTAAGCACTTATATCTAAGAAAGTGTCCGGTTTTAAAAAAGGTAACTGCATGGGGTATGTTAGGTTCAGGGTGAGTACCTAGTTATTGTAATTTCAAtaataagtacatagtatgtacaTGAGTGTCCGGAGTGTTAAAATAAAGGCCgcaatatttattatgtctttGTTTACAATTATGCCTATTTAATAATTGGTAAGAAAGTAATGATTTAGGATATCAGCCTTCTCTCTGGAACAAACTGAGGTTAAGTGATTCCACCCAAAGGCACAAGAGTTCATACAGGGTCCTAGGAACATCCACAACAGTTTGTACATTTTCACCCctaatatatattacagaatTTCTCCAAGCccgtattcattttaatgaccGCTTAAATTAATGCACGCTATATCCAATGGGTGTGAAGGTGAGAATCGTGTTTTTGGTATGTGAATGAAATGCAGAGGTTTAATCTTTTCCCaagtatagtttttttaaaaaaaagtttattaaggCACACTTCACCACTGGATATTATATTTGTAGAGTTGAACGCTTGAGTGCCTGTTCTTGCTGTCTTTCAAAACATCCCAACAAATGGTATCAACTAAGATGAAGGTAAGATTGGCCATTTTACTATACTCGTAATTTCTCTATACATTAAATTGTATtctgtttattacattttaattatttatatataaaaaaaacaaatgcgaGATGTAGCACTAAGCTGGGTAAAGACTTCAAAATCTAGCCAACCTTATTTTAGATTCAATGCCCTTCTCATCTCCTCAACATTTCCTGCCAGCGTCCCCTTCACACTACAAAACAGTTTGAAGCTAGGAACACTGAATTAATGAAATGGCCGGCCCAGTCTAAAACCGACTGAAAATCTCTGCAAAGGTATGGCTTAGAATCTTAATACAGTTACCAAACTATGGAAACTAATGTCCTAGTGATGTCCTGCAGCCGTAGGTGTGCTGAAGTCATTCAAAGCAAGCACCTCTAAACGTCCTACTAATTCAGACAGCTGTAACCCTTCAAAATGCTTGTTTTAACTTTAGTGGTCACTGTTCTTCAATTTCTTTccacataatatttttgttgaaatgcaTTGGATGGAATAGTGGTATACGCACAGCTAATATTCCTTCGGATCCTGATGACTGGCAATATTTCGGAAACAAATGGTAACAAAGTATTTCTAGAATGTTCTCTATTTTGATCTCCACTACATGCCTTGCTCAGGACTACACTGTTGATCGGTCTATGGAAACATGCATGTGACTTACGATTCCTTCCCTCTGTGACTCTTTCGTCCTCCCCTGTGCATAATAGAGTTAACAGCAAATAAAAGGCATGGAGAGAGCAGTGAATGAGTTCCTAAGTGTTAGGGTGGATTATCCCTGTGCCTGTATCCATGGTTAACTGGGCAGCCATAGAGCACCTAATGGGATAAGGAGCGAGCGGAACGGTAGGTGAGGCCCGTCTGATTCCTTTTCTCTGCCACACTCTGATCTCTTCCTCTGGCCCGAGGACAGCCAATCCTCAATCCTGTAACACAAAACGGATGGAATGAGGTTTacagaaactttttttctcttttttttttttttttacaattctaaTAAAGTGCTTTTATCCCATCATGTTAACGAATAATGTTTTCAGAGTCCTTGGTCCAAGTGTTTTAACATAATTAGATTACATAATTAGATGTGCTGAGCATTACAGTGTTACGCATGTTATACGTCGTAAGGCAATTTGCTATTTTAGTTAtgccattttattaaaaatgcctttTCTTATCAGCATATGCCTACCTATTGCGTAGGAAAACATTAGACTGCTGGGGGCAAGAAGTTTGAATAAGGGTTTTAAAATTGAGTTCAAATCtgaaaatagattaaaaatggtagaatttaataatgaattataactAAAAGAAACATAATGAAACATGCAAAAttgacaaatgtaaaaatttgaGCATTTATCTTGTGCTTGCAGATGCTTGGGCTACACATATTTATTCAAGGAATAATTTAATTTGCAGCATGATTTCAATTcacaatatgacaaaaaaaaatgctcattaaattacaaaactgcAAATACTACTATTTTTCCTTTTGAGGGGATTTGCAAAATGCTAATATGTCGGTCTCGCATATTTGGACCCGTACTGTATATTCAGTATTATCGAATTGCTTAATTAACAGCATGACCTCATTCttgtaacattattaatgtgctacataaataatataaataggcTCTTTCACGTGCATAATACAGATTTGCATTTCAGTGAATTATTTGCCTCAACCAGTTTGTTATGTGACTGAATGAACGTGCTCTTTCATGGTGAGGCTGAACAGTCTTATAATTGGTGTTTCTCTGCCTGTTCAAATGTTTCTCTAAATACTTCCTTTCAATTAGTAGTCTATAATGGGAGGGGATGGGCCCCTGGGCAGGCCACTGGCTTTATTTAGCATGCAGATCCATTCATATACTGCTTCATATGCTAATCGCTGCTAATTGAATCAGTTCGTCGGGTGTTTTCCTGGGTTTAATGGCGCTTTAGGTCTGACCACACAGGACGAGACAGCTTGGACTAAAAACGCTGTGCAAATAAGGTTTGGTTAAGGTTAGGCTACTTTACAGTACCAAAACAAACGCTGACCACAAAGCTCCCGTTGTTCCGACTAACGTTACTACAACGTGCCAAATTTGATTGGTATCCAAACGAACATAAAGTAGTATTAGAACTTTTTCAcgattttaatttttcaatatttGATGAACGACGTCAGGCTCTGAGTGTAACCCcttgttgtaaaaaaaacactaaagagGCCGTTTTGCTCAAATGTACCGTTAGCTATAACGTTAGGTAAGGCGGCGGCCGGTTTAACGATTGGTTCATCACAGCGCCACCTGTCACTGACGGCGAGAGCGCGCGCGTCAGCGTCAAGCGGCGGCAACAATATCATGAATAATGAATGACCGCCGCACGCGCTCGCCGCTGTGCTGGAGGCCGGAGCCGCTCGCGAGGTATTCTCAAAGTGGCCGTGGACGTGACCAGCAGCGCCCAGCTGGAGCGCCGTTAACGCGTAGTGTAATGATGTTATATTAGGTTTACTTCGTTTTGGATCTGTAGGCTGTTCGAATACAAAGACGTTTGCGCTagaacaaattgcattttttccccctttcactttttaaactcttttaaCCCCAAAGAAGTAGCCTACCTGTTCTCGTTTTTTTGAAAGGATTTACACAGAAAAAATGAAGCCACGGATTTTCCTGACCATCCTGACGTTTGTTGGTTCATGTGAGTAtaaacttatttgtttttacatcgTAAAAATAGccctttgtattttatttagccCACCCATTGTTTGTTTGCACTTTGCTTTCCATATTTTAATAGCAGCATCGTTTGACCAGAAAGATATGAAGATCGTATTTTGAGATGTTTTGCAGCAAAAGAATAACTGTTTGTAATGGAATAGACTATTCTTCAAAAAGTctgatttatttctatttattatgcCTTCAGTAGTGCTTTGAATCAAGAAAGTACGacattaaaactaattcaaatgttactatattaatatttattcatattttactgcTTTGTCTTTAACTAGCCTATATCAAATACTTTTTCTTTACGCTGATGCAGGACAAGCCATTGATGCAAATGAAAAGTTAAagtgtaaaagtgtaaaatgtaaaatagcaaTTTCAGCTGTTACTATTCACcttttttagtattttctaATTGCTGATTTAAGTATTTGGGTTTTaagtctaaaaataaataaatcaaacccTTAACATTTAgcagaaatgacagaaattaaGTTAAATGCATGCTAACAAAGATTGGGCCATaatgttaaaaactttttatgtaGTGTTGGGATAGACtcttgaaagaaaataaaactgcatgaaatcaATAGCATTTTTTGACAGTTGATTTGTCTGATttgattatcattttaatttactctTCAGGCTACTAAatgtttaacaacattttataaatatccAAAGCAATGTAAGATATTGCGATCTATATAGTGATCATATGGGATATGGCATAGACTTTaacttcttttttcttctctgtaaAATTTTTTCCTCCTTCTTATAAGAATCAAACATTTCTGTTCtgcttgtatatttttataaagagATTAAATGACTGGATTGGGATCAAAACGGTTTGTTTTCGAACCAGATGTTATGGCCATGAGTTTGGATCATGCGTGATCTTTAGAATAAATCTCCCGtggaataataaataaacatagtcGGAAAGTTGAACAGAAGGAGATGGCGAGTCTCAGGGAGGAGGGGGGTAGAAACAGATGACCTTATAGACAGAGGGGCTGCGTTGACCTTGGGCGGTGTTAACCTTTGGGGTCCCCCTTCTGGACAGCGGAGCGGTCCAATGCGGGTGGAGCAAAAAGAGCCGGGGAGACAAAAGTGGCCACCTCTCCCCACCCCCTTTGACCTGACCCCAACACCCCGATCTCCATAACACTGCTCCAATCTTATTGGGAAGTAGGGGTAAATTTAAAATCGCCTTAAAGCTGTTGGAGGTTTATGAGTGCCTGAATATGTTTATGCTGGAGTAATCCCTCCACAGACTCCTCATCTGTGGAAAGTTCTCACT is a window encoding:
- the crtc2 gene encoding CREB-regulated transcription coactivator 2 isoform X1 — its product is MHLSGAGLGEIGHGQGPGAGPAPGSCNPRKFSEKIALHNQRQAEDTAAFREVMMDITSIRVQAERIRQTRDSVPYYGGSLPNVNQISRCSTETQYPSYLTQQLLEADEEYRDVQPSPLGRLHRRHFDSAPYLSTHLSPPRGHTWRRNWSSCSATEKSQMVRLPLTALNRTNSDSALHTSVRNTQLHSHPKSVQTLHNPPRHHGFAHPAPLIEENIQEETQSPKLKKLSSMGPSGCETPVVHSFSFPDQQVSSLPVPSALSTSGSLPDLSSLHLPSPLPVGQDSEAHSGAEQLGNTSTHPEIMADFNLPGLSSSLQASLSNPLLQSSLSNPNIQSCLSSHSLPSSLSSTSLRLSLSNSSLQSSLSNQSLQSSLSSSSLSNQSVQSSASRCSHSSGIGGSRSCSSSSLSGSPRVTGHAHAATSRKRAQLSPLIVPSVGESRWQHPKQFSPTLSPTMSSVPQGALLNPNKVPKETKPPAYPCTQHLRSAPPLSHQPMRQYFQPEAQHQSIPEMEQWSQDEPHQQTHSQTQHHHTHKHSRPLQHHSQPHARYHQQLLYHSQTHQPHISLQALSQQQQQQQEHQMYTQFQSHQIPQEQYQCPGQWQMPCQEGQYQKQQLTFSSPGQEKNRNHVTGPHGLQHAQMKRRHCMQMPEEPKLLSKVAIQETPGKGSKVPHYNESEVTEANPGLQDKSFELNKESYVGLHLTPSQAKALSQQLGVLQKEPLGGSRVSDLNCEAAESKEQLAQNQSYSAGETQNMFNVNLSDPSSWLDQDISSLPDSVLEFDLETFGLDSNLGWP
- the crtc2 gene encoding CREB-regulated transcription coactivator 2 isoform X2, whose protein sequence is MHLSGAGLGEIGHGQGPGAGPAPGSCNPRKFSEKIALHNQRQAEDTAAFREVMMDITSIRVQAERIRQTRDSVPYYGGSLPNVNQISRCSTETQYPSYLTQQLLEADEEYRDVQPSPLGRLHRRHFDSAPYLSTHLSPPRGHTWRRNWSSCSATEKSQMVRLPLTALNRTNSDSALHTSVRNTQLHSHPKSVQTLHNPPRHHGFAHPAPLIEENIQEETQSPKLKKLSSMGPSGCETPVVHFSFPDQQVSSLPVPSALSTSGSLPDLSSLHLPSPLPVGQDSEAHSGAEQLGNTSTHPEIMADFNLPGLSSSLQASLSNPLLQSSLSNPNIQSCLSSHSLPSSLSSTSLRLSLSNSSLQSSLSNQSLQSSLSSSSLSNQSVQSSASRCSHSSGIGGSRSCSSSSLSGSPRVTGHAHAATSRKRAQLSPLIVPSVGESRWQHPKQFSPTLSPTMSSVPQGALLNPNKVPKETKPPAYPCTQHLRSAPPLSHQPMRQYFQPEAQHQSIPEMEQWSQDEPHQQTHSQTQHHHTHKHSRPLQHHSQPHARYHQQLLYHSQTHQPHISLQALSQQQQQQQEHQMYTQFQSHQIPQEQYQCPGQWQMPCQEGQYQKQQLTFSSPGQEKNRNHVTGPHGLQHAQMKRRHCMQMPEEPKLLSKVAIQETPGKGSKVPHYNESEVTEANPGLQDKSFELNKESYVGLHLTPSQAKALSQQLGVLQKEPLGGSRVSDLNCEAAESKEQLAQNQSYSAGETQNMFNVNLSDPSSWLDQDISSLPDSVLEFDLETFGLDSNLGWP